GTACTACTTCGACACAGCCAGCATCGAACCTTTTATGCAGGAGCATGGATTTGAGAAGATTAATCTTATTGGCTCTACCAGTATCGGAGCATTGCTGCAACCTGAACAGGTGGATTATTGGAGAAATCAAGGGGACGAGGCTTACCGAAAATATGTGGAGCTGATGATCTCAACTGCAGAAGACACTGCGCTGCTTGGTATATCCTCACATTTACTCTACATCGGACGAAGAAGGTAGCTTAGTTCTCCAGGTCCAATGGAATCGCAGGTTTGGAGCATTCGTATTAACCTCATATTATCGGTATAATGATGTGTATATAAGAAGGAGGGACATTCAAATGATCGCTCAAATTCAGAGGAATGAATCGGGTTACATCGCAGAATTCAAACGCGAATTAAATCATCCTGCATATAAGGTATGGGCAATGCTCATTGATAACAAACGATTGAAAGAGTGGTTTCCAGAGCTTGAGGTGAAAGAACTCGGAAACGGGGGAATGATCCTGTTTGATATGCAGGATGGGACTTATGAGGAAATGCCGATATTGGACTATGTAGAGGGCAAGGTACTCGAATTTGTGTGGGGAGAAGACAAGGTGCGATTTGAAATCCATGCAG
This sequence is a window from Paenibacillus urinalis. Protein-coding genes within it:
- a CDS encoding SRPBCC domain-containing protein gives rise to the protein MIAQIQRNESGYIAEFKRELNHPAYKVWAMLIDNKRLKEWFPELEVKELGNGGMILFDMQDGTYEEMPILDYVEGKVLEFVWGEDKVRFEIHADETGETSTLLLSEKITFLTDHTPKDLAGWHVCLDAIETLLNGRALTESKEEWDHWYPQYVEALKPLQ